The Microtus pennsylvanicus isolate mMicPen1 chromosome 19, mMicPen1.hap1, whole genome shotgun sequence genome includes a region encoding these proteins:
- the Gpr85 gene encoding putative G-protein coupled receptor 85, whose translation MANYSHAADNILQNLSPLTAFLKLTSLGFIIGVSVVGNLLISILLVKDKTLHRAPYYFLLDLCCSDILRSAICFPFVFNSVKNGSSWTYGTLTCKVIAFLGVLSCFHTAFMLFCISVTRYLAIAHHRFYTKRLTFWTCLAVICMVWTLSVAMAFPPVLDVGTYSFIREEDQCTFQHRSFRANDSLGFMLLLALILLATQLVYLKLIFFVHDRRKMKPVQFVAAVSQNWTFHGPGASGQAAANWLAGFGRGPTPPTLLGIRQNANTTGRRRLLVLDEFKMEKRISRMFYIMTFLFLTLWGPYLVACYWRVFARGPVVPGGFLTAAVWMSFAQAGINPFVCIFSNRELRRCFSTTLLYCRKSRLPREPYCVI comes from the coding sequence ATGGCGAACTATAGCCATGCAGCTGACAACATTTTGCAAAATCTCTCGCCTCTAACAGCCTTTCTGAAACTGACTTCCTTGGGTTTCATAATAGGAGTCAGCGTGGTGGGCAACCTTCTGATCTCCATTTTGCTAGTGAAAGATAAGACCTTGCACAGAGCTCCTTACTACTTCCTGCTGGATCTGTGCTGTTCAGACATCCTCAGATCTGcaatttgttttccatttgtaTTCAACTCTGTCAAAAATGGCTCTTCCTGGACTTATGGGACTCTGACTTGCAAAGTGATTGCCTTTCTGGGGGTATTGTCCTGTTTCCACACGGCTTTCATGCTCTTCTGCATCAGCGTTACCAGATACCTAGCTATCGCCCATCACCGCTTCTATACAAAGAGGCTGACCTTTTGGACGTGTTTGGCTGTGATCTGCATGGTGTGGACTCTGTCTGTGGCCATGGCTTTCCCCCCGGTTTTAGACGTGGGCACGTACTCGTTCATTAGGGAGGAGGATCAGTGCACCTTCCAACACCGCTCCTTCAGGGCTAACGATTCCCTAGGATTTATGCTGCTCCTCGCTCTCATCCTCCTAGCCACACAGCTTGTCTACCTCAAGCTGATATTTTTTGTCCACGATCGAAGGAAAATGAAGCCAGTCCAGTTTGTAGCAGCCGTCAGCCAGAACTGGACCTTTCATGGCCCTGGAGCCAGTGGCCAGGCAGCTGCCAACTGGCTAGCAGGATTTGGAAGGGGTCCCACACCACCCACCTTGCTGGGCATCAGGCAAAATGCAAATACCACAGGCAGAAGACGGCTGCTGGTCTTAGATGAGTTCAAAATGGAGAAACGAATCAGCAGAATGTTCTATATAATGACTTTTCTCTTCCTAACCTTGTGGGGCCCCTACCTGGTGGCCTGCTATTGGAGAGTTTTTGCAAGAGGCCCTGTAGTACCAGGGGGATTTCTAACAGCTGCTGTCTGGATGAGTTTTGCCCAAGCAGGAATCAATCCCTTTGTCTGCATTTTCTCCAACAGGGAGCTGAGGCGCTGTTTCAGTACAACCCTTCTTTACTGCAGAAAATCCAGGTTACCAAGGGAACCTTACTGTGTTATATGA